In Bythopirellula goksoeyrii, a single window of DNA contains:
- a CDS encoding ISH3 family transposase, producing MRSQQDYIVTKNEVHGYANDWLARSLKLEYKGTKCTASTLFEILLIAAARMTSVFAVCRDLADAPCDQTIRNALDSSLPDISELERRLNRSLVTELPKALFRKRRRIAVDLTLIPYHGQPLEHEKEIYRSAPKSGTTHFHAYATVAVVHKGHRYTLALTPVEHGEKLKAVLQRLLVIVRRRQVKIRFLLLDKEFFNVEVMSYLKRAGHGFIIPAVVRGRKPKRGKQATGLRAIQKKKNGYYRYRHQGKIDGKTRRTQLTICVASKRYTHKKSGKRRTKKLMYAVWKVRLTPKEIRETYRTRFGIETSYRQMNEARIKTCTRDPALRLLFVGIALVLRNVWVWLHFKMAKGKWSDQPQLFLKLLRFREMLLWISQVVGKHLGADRKQGIEYEAYQRLTENY from the coding sequence ATGCGTTCACAACAGGATTATATCGTTACCAAGAATGAAGTACACGGCTATGCCAACGATTGGCTGGCTAGGTCTTTGAAGTTGGAGTACAAAGGGACTAAATGCACTGCCAGCACGTTATTCGAGATTCTGTTGATCGCAGCGGCGCGGATGACCAGCGTTTTCGCTGTGTGTCGCGACTTGGCCGATGCACCGTGCGACCAAACGATTCGCAATGCGCTCGACTCATCGCTCCCCGATATCTCCGAACTGGAGCGTCGACTGAATCGCTCGCTGGTAACCGAACTTCCCAAAGCCCTGTTTCGCAAGCGGCGGAGAATAGCCGTCGATCTAACGTTGATTCCCTATCACGGTCAGCCACTGGAGCACGAAAAGGAAATCTATCGCAGCGCACCCAAGAGTGGCACAACACACTTTCATGCCTACGCGACCGTGGCGGTGGTCCACAAAGGCCATCGTTATACACTCGCTTTGACCCCTGTGGAGCATGGCGAGAAGCTCAAGGCAGTGCTCCAGCGGCTGCTGGTCATCGTTCGTCGTCGGCAGGTGAAAATACGATTTCTCCTGCTAGACAAGGAGTTTTTCAACGTCGAGGTGATGTCTTACTTGAAGCGTGCTGGGCACGGTTTCATTATTCCAGCGGTCGTGCGGGGTCGCAAACCGAAGCGTGGCAAGCAGGCGACGGGTCTGCGTGCGATCCAAAAGAAGAAGAACGGTTACTATCGTTATCGTCATCAAGGCAAGATCGACGGCAAAACTCGCCGTACCCAGCTCACGATCTGCGTTGCCAGCAAGAGGTATACGCACAAGAAGTCCGGCAAGCGTCGCACCAAGAAGCTGATGTACGCGGTTTGGAAAGTTCGCCTGACCCCCAAAGAGATTCGCGAAACCTACCGCACTCGCTTTGGCATCGAGACCAGCTATCGCCAGATGAACGAAGCGCGGATCAAGACCTGTACCCGGGACCCCGCCTTGCGGCTGCTTTTTGTTGGCATCGCCTTGGTGCTGCGAAACGTTTGGGTCTGGCTGCATTTCAAGATGGCCAAAGGAAAATGGAGCGACCAACCGCAACTATTCCTAAAGTTACTCCGCTTCCGAGAAATGCTGCTCTGGATCAGCCAAGTCGTTGGAAAGCACCTCGGAGCCGACCGCAAGCAAGGCATCGAATATGAAGCCTATCAAAGACTTACAGAAAACTACTGA